In a genomic window of Candidatus Thiothrix sulfatifontis:
- a CDS encoding PD-(D/E)XK nuclease family transposase codes for MQAVASLRYGVIFKKAFSQPDVFTAFVRDILGIELIIDHVETEKSFPNAIGNIANHFDLFAEDKVNRIIVDIQHRRHADHYHRFLHYHCAALLEQAVQAKDYRPALAVYTIVVLTSGDKHARDMTMIDFDPKDRHGVGLGEIPHKIIYLCPKYLNDETPEAWREWMLAINDSLDEEVDESAYHNQCVQKVLRSIRKATLSPEDHARMKDEYSEDELRKEEREKALQEGIQQGIEKGKHQQALGIAANLLDLLDDQTIAQKTGLSLEQVEQLRNLRKSR; via the coding sequence ATGCAAGCCGTTGCTTCTCTCCGCTATGGCGTGATCTTCAAAAAAGCCTTCTCCCAGCCCGATGTATTCACCGCTTTCGTGCGCGACATCCTCGGTATTGAACTGATCATTGATCATGTCGAAACCGAAAAATCCTTCCCCAATGCCATTGGCAATATCGCCAATCACTTTGACCTGTTCGCCGAAGATAAGGTCAATCGCATTATCGTTGACATCCAGCACCGCCGCCATGCGGATCATTACCACCGCTTTTTGCACTACCATTGTGCGGCCTTGCTAGAACAAGCGGTTCAAGCCAAGGACTACCGCCCAGCACTCGCCGTCTACACCATCGTGGTACTTACCTCCGGTGATAAACATGCGCGGGACATGACCATGATCGACTTCGACCCCAAAGACCGCCACGGTGTCGGCTTGGGCGAGATACCTCACAAAATTATTTACCTCTGCCCCAAATACCTCAACGATGAAACCCCCGAAGCCTGGCGGGAATGGATGCTGGCGATCAATGACAGTCTCGACGAGGAAGTCGATGAATCCGCTTACCACAACCAATGTGTGCAAAAAGTTCTGCGCAGCATTCGCAAAGCCACCCTCAGCCCCGAAGACCACGCCCGCATGAAAGACGAATACAGCGAAGACGAATTGCGCAAAGAAGAGCGGGAAAAAGCCCTTCAGGAAGGCATACAGCAGGGAATAGAAAAAGGCAAACACCAACAAGCATTAGGCATTGCAGCCAACTTGCTTGACCTCCTTGATGACCAGACCATCGCGCAAAAAACGGGCTTAAGTTTGGAGCAAGTAGAACAACTCCGCAATCTGAGAAAATCGCGTTAA
- a CDS encoding NeuD/PglB/VioB family sugar acetyltransferase → MFYIYGAGGHGKVVFHTFTSMGKTITAFLDDKPTHEQHCGLPILTPADIQDSAAYTIHFAIGNNRIRHALQTAWQQRGISPATAIHPRATCYPSATISRGSLLTAGSITGPDAVIGAGCILNHNSVVEHDTLIGDFCHIAQCAVIGGGVRLGTRCLVGAGALILPYITIAAGATVTHDLPDNSTFPPTM, encoded by the coding sequence ATGTTCTACATCTACGGCGCAGGCGGACACGGCAAAGTCGTGTTTCACACTTTTACCAGCATGGGCAAAACCATCACCGCGTTTTTGGATGACAAACCCACTCACGAACAGCACTGCGGCTTGCCCATCCTCACTCCCGCTGACATACAGGATTCAGCCGCCTACACCATCCACTTCGCCATCGGCAATAACCGCATCCGCCACGCCTTGCAAACCGCATGGCAACAGCGCGGTATCAGCCCCGCAACCGCCATTCACCCCCGCGCTACCTGCTACCCAAGCGCAACCATCAGCAGAGGTAGTTTGCTAACCGCTGGCAGCATCACCGGCCCTGATGCCGTTATCGGTGCAGGTTGCATCCTCAATCACAACAGCGTGGTCGAACACGATACCCTCATTGGTGACTTTTGCCACATCGCCCAATGTGCCGTCATCGGTGGCGGAGTACGCCTCGGCACACGGTGCCTCGTTGGTGCAGGTGCGTTGATTTTGCCCTATATCACCATCGCAGCGGGTGCAACCGTCACCCATGACTT